From the genome of Perca flavescens isolate YP-PL-M2 chromosome 1, PFLA_1.0, whole genome shotgun sequence, one region includes:
- the LOC114558879 gene encoding forkhead box protein B1-like — protein MPRPGRNTYSDQKPPYSYISLTAMAIQSCPEKMLPLSDIYKFIMDRFPYYRENTQRWQNSLRHNLSFNDCFIKIPRRPDQPGKGSFWALHPSCGDMFENGSFLRRRKRFKVGGMQVTDPLAATKPQDAALFLQQQQQQQQAKLRLSALHAAASAGHLPLPHMPGGYSSVSQPSGFKHPFAIENIIAREYKMPGGLAAFSSAGYPPLHSQLAPAWPHMYGSGMMDSSAEYSAYMPLKSLCHGGQTLPAIPVPIKATPASMPGLPPGLHTHIPAFLANSPQSLSPTSPQTATGQSSPAAPGEALSASASAALQSAVPVH, from the coding sequence ATGCCTCGGCCGGGGAGGAACACGTACAGCGACCAGAAGCCTCCCTACTCCTACATCTCCCTCACGGCCATGGCAATCCAGAGCTGCCCAGAGAAGATGCTCCCCCTCAGCGACATCTACAAGTTCATCATGGACCGGTTCCCGTACTACCGGGAGAACACGCAGCGCTGGCAGAACTCCCTGCGGCACAACCTCTCCTTCAACGACTGCTTCATAAAGATCCCGCGCAGACCGGACCAGCCCGGGAAGGGCAGCTTCTGGGCTCTGCACCCGAGCTGCGGAGACATGTTTGAGAACGGGAGTTTCCTGCGGCGCCGGAAGCGATTTAAAGTGGGTGGCATGCAGGTGACAGACCCGCTGGCTGCCACAAAGCCGCAGGACGCGGCTCtcttcctgcagcagcagcagcagcagcagcaggccaaGCTGCGGCTCAGTGCCCTGCACGCCGCGGCCTCCGCCGGGCACCTGCCGCTTCCGCACATGCCGGGCGGATACAGCTCCGTGTCTCAGCCGTCCGGCTTCAAACACCCTTTCGCCATAGAGAACATCATCGCCAGAGAGTACAAGATGCCGGGCGGGTTGGCGGCTTTTTCCTCCGCGGGATACCCGCCACTGCACAGCCAGCTGGCCCCGGCCTGGCCACACATGTACGGCTCCGGGATGATGGACAGCTCGGCGGAGTACTCCGCGTACATGCCGCTCAAGTCGCTGTGCCACGGCGGGCAGACTCTTCCCGCCATCCCCGTGCCCATTAAAGCCACCCCGGCCTCCATGCCGGGGCTCCCGCCggggctgcacacacacatcccgGCCTTCCTGGCAAACTCTCCCCAGTCTCTGAGCCCCACATCCCCGCAGACAGCCACCGGACAGAGCAGCCCAGCGGCGCCCGGAGAGGCGCTCTCTGCCTCGGCCTCCGCGGCGCTGCAGTCCGCGGTGCCTGTGCACTGA